One genomic segment of Synchiropus splendidus isolate RoL2022-P1 chromosome 16, RoL_Sspl_1.0, whole genome shotgun sequence includes these proteins:
- the grem1b gene encoding gremlin-1 has translation MAASLRFFCGVFLIITGLLSSPVGSKRSRGSQGAIPHPDKSNPNESEQTVPGSRQQQQQQQRHRQGSTSPADEVLESSQEALHVTERQYLKRDWCKTQPLKQTIHEEGCVSRTIINRFCYGQCNSFYIPRHIRREEGAFQSCSFCKPKRFTTMTFTLNCPDQQPPTKRKRIQRVKQCRCISIDLD, from the coding sequence TTCTTCTGCGGTGTGTTTCTCATCATCACcggcctgctctcctctcctgtggGTTCAAAAAGGAGCCGGGGTTCACAAGGCGCCATCCCTCATCCTGACAAGAGCAACCCAAACGAATCAGAGCAGACGGTCCCGGGAAgccgccagcagcagcagcagcagcagcggcaccgGCAGGGCTCCACCTCTCCCGCGGATGAAGTTCTGGAGTCCAGCCAGGAGGCGCTGCACGTCACCGAGCGCCAGTACCTGAAGCGGGACTGGTGCAAGACCCAGCCGCTGAAGCAGACCATCCACGAGGAGGGCTGCGTCAGCCGGACCATCATCAACCGTTTCTGTTACGGGCAGTGCAACTCCTTCTATATCCCGAGACATATCCGGCGGGAAGAGGGCGCCTTCCAGTCCTGCTCCTTCTGCAAGCCCAAGAGGTTCACCACCATGACCTTCACCCTCAACTGTCCTGACCAGCAGCCCCCCACCAAGAGGAAGCGCATCCAGCGGGTCAAGCAGTGCCGATGTATATCCATAGACCTGGACTAG